Proteins encoded by one window of Rhodamnia argentea isolate NSW1041297 chromosome 6, ASM2092103v1, whole genome shotgun sequence:
- the LOC115744861 gene encoding uncharacterized protein LOC115744861, which yields MKELLSDSSSSSSSSSSSSVAAKSVTTTANVSTTPIRDDRAESRDSCYFPGCRKDANCDCQICLASISATLDLMPASIQKSSFTKLSPLTQPTGPLRAPLSFDPSVLSTPGSSVSKTVDGPRSLKSAALREGKAMGKKKTRSGSGSRRVRRFLGWALCFALIIMADLGLQWLVSAAVRPELSIDAVRQIGEESQRVSDLIRKIRFLQAEIRDFVEGRVSNCSDRNSEWKISQDGQLLNSRCTLYKSMTEEVSIWGWPLQTAGLLKTGASSRSFTIIKGRVTEWSNGNLGYVIRKVTSSWVHGKWSSSVVQLDPGTLILEYKRSSILDDSGFLMKALEFLKYQVTIVIGQMHRRFWYFPAFEDHPVQIRAKYISKVPT from the exons ATGAAAGAACTTCTCTCCGactcatcatcatcctcctcctcctcctcctcctcctccgttgCTGCAAAATCAGTGACCACCACCGCCAACGTGTCCACCACTCCGATCCGGGACGACCGAGCCGAGTCCAGAGACAGCTGCTACTTCCCCGGATGCCGTAAGGATGCCAACTGCGACTGCCAGATCTGCTTGGCCAGCATCAGCGCGACCCTCGACCTCATGCCCGCTAGCATCCAGAAAAGCTCCTTCACTAAGCTCTCCCCTTTGACACAGCCAACGGGGCCACTTCGCGCCCCATTGTCCTTCGACCCATCTGTTCTGTCCACCCCTGGGTCGAGCGTCTCGAAGACAGTGGACGGTCCGCGGAGCTTGAAATCGGCTGCATTGCGTGAGGGGAAGGCgatggggaagaagaagacaaggtcggggtcggggt CGCGGCGAGTGAGGAGGTTTCTGGGGTGGGCTTTGTGTTTCGCGTTGATAATCATGGCAGATTTGGGGCTTCAGTGGTTGGTCTCAGCTGCCGTAAGGCCTGAGCTATCGATTGACGCAGTGAGGCAGATTGGCGAGGAATCTCAGAGAGTAAGTGATTTGATTAGGAAGATCAGGTTTTTGCAGGCAGAAATACGGGATTTTGTTGAAGGCAGGGTTTCAAATTGCAGTGACCGGAATTCCGAGTGGAAGATCAGTCAG GATGGTCAGCTATTGAATTCTAGGTGCACACTGTATAAATCCATGACAGAAGAGGTCAGCATATGGGGATGGCCTTTGCAGACCGCAGGGCTTCTCAAAACCGGCGCTTCTTCGAGATCATTCACCATCATCAAAGGCAGAGTCACAGAG TGGAGCAATGGAAACCTGGGCTATGTCATCCGAAAGGTAACTAGTTCTTGGGTGCACGGAAAATGGAGTTCATCTGTTGTGCAGCTTGATCCTGGTACTTTGATACTGGAGTACAAAAGGAGCTCGATATTGGATGACTCGGGATTTCTTATGAAGGCGCTGGAGTTCTTGAAGTACCAGGTGACAATAGTAATCGGACAAATGCATCGACGGTTTTGGTATTTTCCTGCTTTCGAGGACCATCCCGTGCAGATCAGAGCAAAATATATCAGCAAAGTCCCAACTTGA
- the LOC115744876 gene encoding ADP-ribosylation factor-like protein 6-interacting protein 4, translated as MEIEMVKCECCGLKEECTQDYISQVKSKFEGKWLCGLCSEAVRDEVSRANSSNKTPCGVDEAVRAHMSFCRKYKSSPAFRVADGMRQMLRRRSGDLSSSSSSSSSSSSSSSSSSKKYSRSTSTSQVGDESPYSLY; from the coding sequence ATGGAGATCGAGATGGTGAAGTGCGAGTGCTGCGGGCTGAAGGAGGAATGCACCCAAGACTACATATCCCAAGTGAAGTCCAAGTTCGAAGGCAAATGGCTCTGCGGGTTGTGCTCGGAGGCCGTGAGGGACGAAGTGAGCAGAGCCAACAGCAGCAACAAGACGCCATGCGGGGTTGACGAAGCCGTGAGAGCCCACATGTCCTTCTGCAGAAAGTACAAGTCGAGCCCCGCGTTCAGGGTCGCCGATGGGATGAGGCAGATGCTGAGGAGGAGGTCCGGCGATCtgtcgtcttcttcatcttcttcatcatcatcttcctcttcttcttcttcatcttctaaGAAGTACTCGAGATCAACCAGCACTTCACAAGTTGGTGATGAATCGCCGTACTCACTGTACTGA